Proteins from a genomic interval of Bacillaceae bacterium S4-13-56:
- a CDS encoding glutaredoxin domain-containing protein, which produces MENKITVYTTSTCPYCVMMKNFLKDKGLPFSEVNVQLDQAAANRLVAATGQLGVPQTEVNGKWVLGFDPETLMSYLN; this is translated from the coding sequence ATGGAAAACAAAATTACAGTATATACAACATCTACTTGCCCATATTGTGTCATGATGAAAAACTTTTTGAAAGACAAAGGACTACCGTTTTCTGAGGTGAATGTACAACTAGATCAGGCGGCAGCCAATCGCTTAGTGGCAGCAACTGGACAATTAGGAGTTCCACAAACGGAGGTTAATGGGAAGTGGGTATTAGGTTTTGACCCAGAAACTTTGATGAGTTATTTGAATTAA
- a CDS encoding rhodanese-like domain-containing protein yields MEYINYIIPALLVAWLVVRILPTKGVRQITTAELRKELKDKSKIYVDVRTPGEFSSNHIKGFKNIPLQILAQNTKELSKEKEIVVICQSGMRSNKACKVLKKHGFDKVTNVKGGMSAWV; encoded by the coding sequence ATGGAATATATCAACTATATCATCCCAGCACTTTTAGTAGCTTGGCTTGTTGTACGTATTTTACCAACAAAAGGGGTTAGACAAATTACAACTGCAGAGCTAAGGAAAGAATTAAAAGATAAAAGCAAAATTTATGTGGATGTACGTACACCTGGTGAATTTTCATCGAATCACATTAAAGGATTCAAAAACATCCCTCTACAAATACTAGCACAAAATACGAAAGAACTTTCAAAAGAAAAAGAAATTGTAGTGATCTGTCAAAGTGGTATGAGAAGTAATAAGGCTTGTAAAGTGTTGAAAAAACATGGATTTGATAAAGTGACTAATGTAAAGGGTGGAATGAGCGCCTGGGTATAA
- a CDS encoding metal-sensitive transcriptional regulator, which yields MEYNTQVKNRVKRMEGQLRGILNMMEEEKECKDVITQLSAVRSALDRTIGVVVSSNLVNCMIDSKGNDAKTDELIKEAVNLLVKSR from the coding sequence GTGGAATACAATACTCAAGTAAAAAACCGAGTAAAGCGAATGGAAGGACAGCTTAGGGGAATCCTCAACATGATGGAAGAGGAAAAAGAATGTAAGGATGTCATTACTCAATTATCAGCTGTACGATCTGCTTTAGATCGTACTATTGGGGTAGTTGTTAGTTCCAATCTTGTTAATTGTATGATCGATTCAAAAGGGAATGACGCAAAAACAGATGAACTTATTAAAGAAGCCGTTAACCTACTGGTCAAAAGCAGGTAG